In the Candidatus Hydrogenedentota bacterium genome, CGTTCGCGGGAATGACGAAAAAAAAGGACGGCCAGTGCGCCCGTCAGACGGCGCAGGCGGGCGGGGCGCGGGTGGGACGGTGGCGCGGCAGGAGGAAGTCCGGCACCGTCTCGGAAAGGCAGGGGATGACGGGGGCCGCCCACCGCACGCGCGGAAGGACCAGGGCCGCCGTCACAAGGAAGGTGTTCACCAGCAGGACGAAGAAGGGACAATGCTCCTCGTCGTCGCCGCAGCAGGGGGAATGGTGGTGGAATGCGTGAACCCAGACCGTCATGCCCCCCCAGCACAGCGCCACGGCCAAACACAGCCCCAGCCGCCAAAGGGGGGAGTGCCCGCTGCCGCGCGTCTGGAACATCCACCGGTTCACGGTTCTTTTCCTTATTGATAACATTTTATCATCAAGAGACGCGGTTGTCAAGGACAGAAGGGTGCGCGGACCGGGCGAAGCGTTCCCGCCCGCCCGCTTGGATTTCGGCACTATTCGCCGATTTGGCCGCCCGGGCATTGCCCCCCGTCCCTTTGGTATACTGGCGCGGGTGCCGTCCCCCGGGGACAGCAACCGCCATCCAGAACCAGTCCAACACACCAGGAGGAACCGTTCGATGAGTCTGAGAATCGTGATGCTGGGCGCGCCCGGCGCGGGAAAAGGGACGCAGGCCATCCGCCTTGCGGAGAAGCTCGGCAGCCTGCACATCTCCACCGGGGACATTTTCCGGAAGAACCTGCGCGAGGGCACCCCGCTGGGCAAGCAGGTGCAGGGCTATCTGGACAGCGGCGCGCTGGTGCCGGACTCGCTGACCTGCGACATCGTGGCGGACCGCCTGGCGCAGCCGGACTGCGAAAAGGGCTACATCCTGGACGGGTTCCCCCGCTCCATCCCGCAGGCCGAGATGCTCAAGGCCTTCCTGGAGAAGCGCGGCGAGAAGATTGACGTGGCGATCAACGTGGACGTGCCGGACGAGGAGATCGTCGCCCGGCTCAGCTCGCGCCGCAGCGACCCGGAGACGGGCGCGGTGTACAACCTTCTGTTCAGCCCGCCGCCGGCCGACATCGCCCCGCGGCTGATTCAGCGCGAGGACGACAAGCCGGAGACGGTCCAGTACCGTCTGAAGACCTACCACGAGACGACCGAGCCGATCATCGCGTGGTACGGGAAAGAGGGCGTGCTGCGCACGGTCGAGAGCTCCAAGGCGGGCCCGGACGAGGTCTACGCGCGCGTCGTCGCCGTGGTTGAGTCGCTCTGATCCGCCTTTTCCGCGCCCCGGACGGTTCCGCCGCCCGGGGCGCGTCTTCTTTCGCGCGGTGCGCGCGGACGGATCGTGCTACACTGGAGGCGGGAGAACCCGGGCATGGAAACCGAAAAACTGGTCAAGCTGCTCATCGGGCTGGGCGTGGTCCTGGCGGCCCTGCCCTTCGCCCTGAAGCTCATGCCGAAGCCGATGACCTTCGAGCGCGTGCAGGCGGGCCTCACGAAGGCGGGGCTTCCCGTGGAGTCCTTTGAGATGACCACGCCGTCCAACGAGTCCGCGGCCACGGCGGGTGCGCGGATCGGCGGCGCGGGCGTGACCATCTACCAGTACGACGACGAGGGCAAGATCGCCCGGTACACGGAGTACCAGAAGACGGACCCGGGCACGGCCATTGTGGCGCAGTGGAACCTGGCGGAGTCGCTCGGGGCCGCCAAACCCAAACAGACCCCCACGCGGTACGCGCGGCGCGGCATGTTCCTCATCGTGGCGATGGGGGAGGATGTGGCGCTGCTGGAACGCATCATCGCCGCGTTCAAGGCGGCCTGACCCCCCGAACGAAAGGAAGACACCCCATGACACACCGCGCGGCGATTTTTCTCCTTCTGTGCGCGCTGGCGGGCGCGGCGGCCGCGGCCCCCTCCGGCGCGTACTGGGTCCACATCGGCACCTCCACCGGAAAAGACGGCGGCGGCATCCACCTGCTCCGGCTGGACACCGCCGAGGGCACCCTTGCCCTGCACGGGCTGGCCTGCGAGACGCGCAACCCCGGGTTCCAGGCCCTGCACCCGTCCAAGCCCGTGATGTACTCCGTGGAGGACGACCAGACGGGCGGCGTGGTGGTGGCCTATGCGCTCGACCCCGCCACCGGCAAACTGACGGAGATCAACCGCCAGTCCACGGTGGGCGCCGGGCCGTGCCATGTGTCCGTGACGCCGAAGGGCGACCGGGTGCTGGCGGCAAATTACAGCGGCGGCAGCGTGGTCTCGTTTCCGGCGGGGGAGGACGGCGCGCTGGGCAAGGCCTGCGGCTTCATGCAGCACATGGGGTCCAGCATCAATCCCAAGCGTCAGGAGGGGCCGCATGCGCACTCGATCTTCCCGTCGCCGGACGGCGTGTTCGCCCTGGTGCCGGACCTCGGGCTGGACAAGGTGATGATCTACCGGATTGACGCCGCCTCGGGGCGGCTGCTGCCGAACGAGCCGGCCTTCGGGCAGACCGACCCGGGCGCGGGCCCGCGCCACATGAAGTTTTCCCCGGACGGGAAGTTCGCCTACGTGCTCAACGAGCTGGCCAACACCGTGGCGGTGTTTTCATGGGACGCCAAGGCGGGGCGGCTTGACCCCGTGCAGACGATCAGCACCCTTCCCGAGGGGTATGACAAGGAAAGCACCTCGGCCGAAATCCGCATCCACCCCAACGGCAGGCACGTGTACACGTCCAACCGGGGTCATGACAGCATCGCGGTGTTCGATGTGGACGCGGCGACGGGCAGACTCACCGCGAGGGGCCAGGTGCCGACAAGCGGCAAGACGCCCCGCAACTTCGCGCTGGACCCCACGGGCGCCTTCCTGCTGGCGGCGAACCAGGCGTCAGGCACGGTGGTGCTGTTCCGGGTGGACCCGGAGACGGGCATGCCCGCCGCCACCTCCGAGGTGGCCGTCGTGCCGGTGGCCGTGTGTGTGACCTTCTCCCCCGCACCGTGACGCGGGGCCGCCGCGTCAGCTCAGTTCATCAAGGTCGGAACAGTGCGCGCGCCAGAACGACGCGCCGCAGTCCACGCAGACCCAGTTGGGGTCGTCCACATCCATGATGTCCTTGCCGCGGACGGCCTCGCCCCGTTCGAGACGGGCGAAATCCCCCATTTCGGGAACCCCGTAGAGCACGTCGTGGACGCGCCCCCCGCCGCAGGCGGAACACCGCCGTGGCCTCGCCATGTAGTGCGTCTTGCGCCCCTGCTCAGTCATGGCACCCCCTATCCCGTCAAGTTAGCAGTCCGGCGATCCTCAGCATGAAATCGCCCACTTTCGCCCCGTATTCCGGCGACCCCTCGCTCACCACGAGCCCGCGGGCCATGGCCTGGAGGGAGTCCACCTCGTTGTTCAGCACCGGTATCGCGCCCTCGACCCCCGCGAAGCGCATGTGGATGAAGGGCTTGCGCCGCGTGTACACGCCGCGCCCCGCCTTGGTCTTGCCCGCCTTGACCCGCAGGTGGCACGCGATGTCCGTGCCGTCCACGGACCACTGGTAGATGCGGTCCGGCTGCTTCGCGGTCCACTTGTTCATCTCGGCGTCGCCCGCCTTGTTCAATTGGCTGAGGGCCGTCGAGATCATGTACAGGGTCATCTTGACCTTGAGCCGCGCCTTGACGGGGTCCTTTGGCGACGCGGTGGGCATGAGCAGTTTCAGGCCCAGCATCAGCTTCACCGTGTTGACCACGAGTCCGAAACGCCCGAAGGCGCCCTTCATCAGGGGCCCCAGGGCGGGTACTACGGGCTTGCCCGCGAAAAACGCGTTCATCTTTGCGACACTGGAGAAGGCGAAGGTCACGTCCGCGTCCGGCACGATCTCCTGGGCCACGGTGAAGGTGCCCCTGTCAAAGCACAGGCAGGCGCCCACCCGCCCGGCGGGGTCGTCGGCGACAAACTGGACCCTGCCGACGGTGTCCTGGAAGGCGGCGGCGGTCTTGGGGGCGTCCTCGATCATGACCTTGATGACGGGCAGGACGGCGCGGCAGACGATCCTGGCGGTGAGCAGTTCCTCGCTGGTGGCCATCGGTTAAACCTCGTCTTCCCAGTCTTCGTCCTCTTCAAACTCGCGCCCCAGCAGCTCGCGGACCTTGGCGATGATGCCGTCGGTGTCCGTGCCGAAGAGGTTCATCAGATCCTCGGGGTACCCGTGGGGGGTGAAGGTGTCGGGGATGCCGACCTTGGTGAAGGCGCAGCCCTTGCCGCTGGCGGCGATGACGTCGGCCACTGCGGTGCCCAGTCCGCCGACGACGTTGTGGTCCTCGACGGTGAGGATGCGCCGCGTCTCGGCGACGGCCCGCAGGACGGCCTCTTCGTCAATGGGCTTGATGGTGTGCATGTTGAGCACGCGCACGCTCAGGCCGTCGTTCTCCGCGAGCACCCTGGACGCCTCGACGGCGTGGAAGACCGTGGGGCCGCAGGCGATGATGGTGATGTCCGTGCCGGGGCGCATCTCCACGGCCTTGCCGATCTGGAAGCTCTCGTCCTCGCGGTCGTAGACCGTCGGCTCGAAGCCGCGGCCGATGCGGATGTACACCGGCCCGGCGATGTCGAGGCACTTCTTGACGGCCTGGGCCGTTTCGAAGCCGTCGGCGGGCACGATCACCGTGAGGTTGGCGAAGGCCCGCACGATGGACAGGTCCTCCGTGGCGTGGTGGGTCGTGCCCGCGGAGCCGAAGGAGGTGCCGCCGTGGGTGGCGATGACCTTCACGTTGAGGTTCTGGTAGCAGACGTCCGTGCGCAGGAACTCGCAGGCGCGCATGGACGCGAAGGCGGAGAAGGTGCTGACGAAGGGCGTGAGGCCCATCTTCGCCAGGCCCGCCGCCGCGCCGAACATGTTCTGCTCGGCGATGCCGAAGTTGAAGAAGCGGTCGGGGAACCGCTCGCCGAAGGCGCCGATCTGCGTGGACTTGGCGAGGTCGGCGGACAGGCCGACGATGTCGGGCCGGGCCGCGCCCAGGTCCGACAGGACCACGCCGTAGATCTCACGCGCGCTCAGCTTGGTGGCGTCGTAGACGGTCCAGCTTGTGCTGCTTTCCACACCGGCCATCGCTCAACCCTCCCCTATGGACTGCTTGGCCTTGGCCACCATCTCGGCGCTGAGTCCGCCGTAGTGCCATTTCGCCTTGGCTTCCATGAAATCCACGCCCTTGCCCTTGACCGTTTCGCACAGGAGCATCACGGGGCCCTGGTCCCACGCGATGGCGAACTCGACCGCCTCGGCGAGGGCCGCCAGGTCGTGGCCGTCCACGACCCGGGTCTCCCAGCCGAAGGCCCGCCACTTGTCGGCGAGCGGCTCCAGGGACATGACGTCCTCCGTGTACCCGTCAATCATGTAGTGGTTGCGGTCGAGGAAGGCGACGAGGTTCGGGGTCTTGTAGTGGGCCGCGGCCATGGCCGCCTCCCAGATGGACCCCTCGTTGCTTTCGCCGTCGCCGATGATGCAGAAGACACGCGTGTCCTTCTTGAGCACGCGGGCGCCCAGCGCCATGCCGAGGGCCTGGCAGAGCCCGTGGCCCATGGAGCCCGTGGAGGCGTCCACGCCCTTCGCCTTCGCGCCGTCCAGGTGCATCCCCAGCTTGGACCCCGTCTCGTTGAAGGTCTTGAGGTCCTCCATGGGGAAATAGCCCCTGTTGGCCAGCACGACCGCGTGGCCGACGCCGCCGTGGCCCTTGCTCAGGACGAAGCGGTCGCGGTCCTCCCAGTCGGGCCGGGCCGGGTCCACGCGCAGGTACTTCCAGTAAAGGAGCACCAGCATGTCCACCATGCTGAGGGACCCGCCCACGTGGGCGCCGCCGGACCAGCCGGTGACGTCCACAATGTCCCGGCGGATTTTCGCCGCCGTCCTCTTGAGTTCGCCCAGTTCCTGTTGACTGAGGGGCATGCGCCGGACTCCTTTCCTAGATGCCGCTCCCGTAGAACGCGCGCACCGCCTTGAACGCCTCGTCGCAGACGGCGACGGTGTCTTCTATGTCTTTGCGCGTGTGCGCCGTGCTCACGAACCAGTTGTGGTGCGACGTGATGAAGACCCCGCGCCGCGCGCACTCGCCGCACCACCGCTGCTGCATCTCCAGCGTCGGGTCGTCGGTGATGCGCGCGTAGAGCATGGACGGCTCGCCGCTGATGCGCAGGTCGAAGCCGTTGCTCCGGGCCGCGTCCACCATGCCCGCCGCCAGCAGCCCGCCGGTCTCGCTCAGGAGGCGCGGGCCGTTGATCCGCCGCAGCTCCTGCAGGTTGGCCAGCGCGGCCGCCATGGGCCCCGCGCCGTACCAGTAGCTGCCCGTGTGGAAGACCTTCGACACGTCGCCGCGCAGGGCGTCGCCGCCCACGAGCGCGGAGATGGGGTATCCGTTGCCGATGGCCTTGCAGAAGCAGATGAGGTCCGGGGTGAACCCGTAGTGCTCGCAGGACCCGCCCATGTGGAGCCGGAACCCCGCCCGCACGTCGTCAATGATGAAGACGATGCCGTTGGCGCGCAGCAGCGCCTCGACCCGCTCCCAGTAGTGCGGCGCCGGCAGCTCGTTGTCCGTGAAGATGGGGTGGTGGAGGGGCGACGAGATGAACCCGGCGATCTGGCCGGGGCTGTCCGCCACGACACGCTCCAGGGCCTCCACATCGTTCCACGGGATGCGGATGATGTTGGCCGTGTCCTCCTCGATCACCCCGTGGTGGCCCGGCCCCTGCATCCACGGCGAGGTGCCGTGGTAGCCGCCCTTGATGGCGACGATCTTCTTGCGGCCCGTGGCGGCCCGCGCCGTCATCACGGCCAGGTTGGTCACGTCCGCGCCGTTCTTCGCGAAAAAGGCCCAGTCGGCCGCGGGAACCAGCTCTGTCAGATATTCCGCCAGCTCCACCATCACGGGCGCGCACACGCTGTTCACGTCGCACTTTTCCATCTGCGCCCGGTACGCCGCGTCCACCACGGGGTTCCGGTACCCCTGGATCATGGGGCCGTAGGCGCACATGTAGTCAATGAAGCGGTTGCCGTCCACGTCCCAGAAATACGCGCCCTCGGCGCGGTCGGAAAAGAAGGGGTACGCCGACACGGGGACGTAGGGCGCCGGGCCGAAATGTCCGTAGATGCCGCCGGGAATGACCCGCGACGCCCGCTCCATCCACGCCGCCGTCTTGTCAAACGTGTAGGGATCCATCCTGCCTTCCTCCGGTCGTCAGTCGAGAAACCGCGCCACCCGGTCCATGATGAGGGTCGCGCTGTCCACCAGGGGCAGCATCCCCCACACCTCCACGTCGCCCTGGCCAATGGCCGACATGCCGTCGCGCTTCCCGCCCAGCACTTCATGGGCGGTCTGGACGTCCTTGAAGGTCATCCGCGCCGCGGGCGCTCCGGCGAGGCCGCGCCCCGCGTGCACCCCGTCCTTCCCGAAGCTCACCCAGGCCGCCGGGCCGTCCGGGAGCACCTGAAGCTGGAGCGTGCCCGCGGGCGCGCCCGCCGCGAGGCCCGCGCTCACGGGGTCCGTCGCCGCCAGCGCCCGTACCGCAAAGGCCCCCGTGTACAGCGTCAGCGCCGTGTTCGCCGCCAGCAGCGCCGGATCCTCCAGCGGGTCCGTCTTCGGCTTCAGCACGGCCTCCAGCCGCGCCGTCGCCTTGGGAAACTCGTCCTTAAGAAAGCCCAGGCGCGTGAAGCCCGTCAGGGGGATGGGGAGGGCGGTGCCGTCGAACATCCGGTTCAGATGGCGGGGCGTCGCAAAGAGGAGGCGGACGTCGGGGTTCATGTGGCGGCCCAAATCCTGCCGGCAGCCCGTCGCTGAATACTCCAGCCACGCCTCCGGCCCGAAGGCCACCGTGAACTGCACCGCGATCCGCCACGGCTCGGAAAGCCGCGCCGCCTCCGGGTCCACGTCCCCCAACACCTCAAGATTCTTGAGGACCGCCCCAAGGTTTAGATGCGCCCGGACCAACTCGCTGCTCATAACGACCGTCCCTCATACGCCTGTTCGCGACCGAAGGTTGAAAATAGCAGAAGCCCCGCGAGAATTCAAGAAAAACGGGGCGGCGGACAAGAGACGGCTTTCGCGCCAGCCCTAGGGCGCGGCAAGCAGCGCCCCTATCTGGGGGTCGTCCCAGGCGTCTTCTTGCAGGCCCAAGGCACGCGCCCGTAGGGGCGCCGCTTGCCGCGCCCTCTTTCTCGCGGTTTGACCGTCTTTCCCGCTCAGACCTCCGTGCCGCAAACCCCTATCCCGCGCCGCCCTTCTCCAGGGCTTCGAGCTCCTGCCAGCGCCGGTAGAGGGTCTCTATGCGGGCGCGGGCGGCCTCGAGCTCGGCGAGGACGGGGGCGGTGTCCTCGCGGGGGCCGGCGTAGAAGGCGGGGGCCTGCACGGCGGCTTCGAGGCGGGCGGCCTTCTCCTCGGCGGCGAGGATTTCCCCCTCCATCCGGGCGAGTTCGCGCTTCTCGTTGTAGTTGAGGCGGCGGGGGCCGGAGGGGGGCGGGGCGGGGGACGCCTGCCGCACCGCGCGCTCGCGGACCGCGTCGGCGCGGCGGACCTCGCGGGCCTCGCCCTCGCGGCGCTCGCGGTGGAGGAGGTAGTCGTCGTAGCCGCCGGTGATCTGGGTGATGCGGCCATCCTCCTCGAAGACGAGGAGGTGGGTGCAGACGCGGTTGAGGAAGTAGCGGTCGTGGCTGACGATGAGGGCGCAGCCGTCGAAGGCGAGGACGGTCTCCTCGAGCAGGCGCAGGGTGAAGAGGTCGAGGTCGTTGGTGGGCTCGTCGAGGACGAGGAAATTGCCGCCGCGCAGGAGCCTGCGGACGAGGTCGAGGCGGTTGCGCTCGCCGCCGGAGAGGTTGCCCATGGGCATGTCCACGCTCTCGCGGTCGTAGAGGAACTTTTCGATGTAGGCGGGGACGAAGAGGCGGTGGTTGCCCACGTCCCAGAACCGCGCGCCGCCCGCCACGAAGTCGAGGATGCTCTGGGCGGGGTCCACGTCCGCGTGGGCCTGGTCGAGGTAGAGGAAGCGGGTGGCGTCGCCGAGGAGGACCTCGCCGTCGGCGGGCCGCTCCAGCCCCATGAGCACGCGCAGCAGCGTGCTCTTGCCGCAGCCGTTGGGGCCGATGATCCCGACGCGCATGCCCTTCTGCATGAAGAGGGAGAACTGGCGGAAGAGCGGCGCGCCGCCGTAGCCGTGGGTGGCCTGGCGCACCTCGAGGATGTTCTTCCCCAGGCGCTCGGGCTCGGGAATCTCGAAGAGGAACTCGCGGTGGACCGGCGGCGGGCCGTCCTCCACCGTCTCCAGGAGGCGGCCGATGCGGGCCTTCTGCTTCGTGCTGCGGGCCTGGGCGCCCCGGCGGTACCAGGCCAGCTCGCGCCGGAGGAAGGCCAGGCGGTTGTCCTCCGTGCGGGCGCGGGTCTCGTCCACGGCGCACTTGTACTCCAGAAAGCGCGAGTAGCCGCCGGGGAAGGTGTATACCTTCCCGAACTCCAGCTCGGCGATGCGCGTGACCACGCGGTCGAGGAAGTAGCGGTCGTGCGTCACGAGGACGCAGGTGCCCTCGTAGGACTCCAGGAACGACTCGATCCACGCGATGCTGTCCGTGTCAATGTGGTTCGTCGGCTCGTCGAGCAGCAGCACGTCGGGGCGCGACGCGATTTTGTGGGCGAGGTCCACCCGGCGCAGCTCGCCGCCGGACAGGCTGGAGAGGGGGCGGTCCTCCGGCGGCAGCCGCAGGGCCGTGGCCACGCGGCGCGCCTCCTGCTCGGGGGTCCAGCCGCCGCCCACGTCCAGCGCGTGGTGGATCCGGTCGCACTCCTCCTGCAGCTCGCGGTGCTCCCAGCAGTCGCCCGGTGTCTCCGACAGCCGCCGCACGGCGTCATGATAGGCCGCCAGCAGGTCGTTGGCCTCCTCCGCGGCGTTGCGCAGGGCGTCGCCCACGGTCCACGAGAGGTCCAGCAGGCA is a window encoding:
- a CDS encoding adenylate kinase, with the translated sequence MRIVMLGAPGAGKGTQAIRLAEKLGSLHISTGDIFRKNLREGTPLGKQVQGYLDSGALVPDSLTCDIVADRLAQPDCEKGYILDGFPRSIPQAEMLKAFLEKRGEKIDVAINVDVPDEEIVARLSSRRSDPETGAVYNLLFSPPPADIAPRLIQREDDKPETVQYRLKTYHETTEPIIAWYGKEGVLRTVESSKAGPDEVYARVVAVVESL
- a CDS encoding lactonase family protein is translated as MTHRAAIFLLLCALAGAAAAAPSGAYWVHIGTSTGKDGGGIHLLRLDTAEGTLALHGLACETRNPGFQALHPSKPVMYSVEDDQTGGVVVAYALDPATGKLTEINRQSTVGAGPCHVSVTPKGDRVLAANYSGGSVVSFPAGEDGALGKACGFMQHMGSSINPKRQEGPHAHSIFPSPDGVFALVPDLGLDKVMIYRIDAASGRLLPNEPAFGQTDPGAGPRHMKFSPDGKFAYVLNELANTVAVFSWDAKAGRLDPVQTISTLPEGYDKESTSAEIRIHPNGRHVYTSNRGHDSIAVFDVDAATGRLTARGQVPTSGKTPRNFALDPTGAFLLAANQASGTVVLFRVDPETGMPAATSEVAVVPVAVCVTFSPAP
- a CDS encoding transketolase family protein, with product MAGVESSTSWTVYDATKLSAREIYGVVLSDLGAARPDIVGLSADLAKSTQIGAFGERFPDRFFNFGIAEQNMFGAAAGLAKMGLTPFVSTFSAFASMRACEFLRTDVCYQNLNVKVIATHGGTSFGSAGTTHHATEDLSIVRAFANLTVIVPADGFETAQAVKKCLDIAGPVYIRIGRGFEPTVYDREDESFQIGKAVEMRPGTDITIIACGPTVFHAVEASRVLAENDGLSVRVLNMHTIKPIDEEAVLRAVAETRRILTVEDHNVVGGLGTAVADVIAASGKGCAFTKVGIPDTFTPHGYPEDLMNLFGTDTDGIIAKVRELLGREFEEDEDWEDEV
- a CDS encoding transketolase, with product MPLSQQELGELKRTAAKIRRDIVDVTGWSGGAHVGGSLSMVDMLVLLYWKYLRVDPARPDWEDRDRFVLSKGHGGVGHAVVLANRGYFPMEDLKTFNETGSKLGMHLDGAKAKGVDASTGSMGHGLCQALGMALGARVLKKDTRVFCIIGDGESNEGSIWEAAMAAAHYKTPNLVAFLDRNHYMIDGYTEDVMSLEPLADKWRAFGWETRVVDGHDLAALAEAVEFAIAWDQGPVMLLCETVKGKGVDFMEAKAKWHYGGLSAEMVAKAKQSIGEG
- a CDS encoding aminotransferase class III-fold pyridoxal phosphate-dependent enzyme → MDPYTFDKTAAWMERASRVIPGGIYGHFGPAPYVPVSAYPFFSDRAEGAYFWDVDGNRFIDYMCAYGPMIQGYRNPVVDAAYRAQMEKCDVNSVCAPVMVELAEYLTELVPAADWAFFAKNGADVTNLAVMTARAATGRKKIVAIKGGYHGTSPWMQGPGHHGVIEEDTANIIRIPWNDVEALERVVADSPGQIAGFISSPLHHPIFTDNELPAPHYWERVEALLRANGIVFIIDDVRAGFRLHMGGSCEHYGFTPDLICFCKAIGNGYPISALVGGDALRGDVSKVFHTGSYWYGAGPMAAALANLQELRRINGPRLLSETGGLLAAGMVDAARSNGFDLRISGEPSMLYARITDDPTLEMQQRWCGECARRGVFITSHHNWFVSTAHTRKDIEDTVAVCDEAFKAVRAFYGSGI
- a CDS encoding ABC-F family ATP-binding cassette domain-containing protein, which gives rise to MSAVPPQKPVLGVIDAEKWYGAQLILKGVSLTVNEGDRLGLIGRNGCGKSTLMRIMAGVEAVDAGEVTRARGLRAALLRQDCLLDLSWTVGDALRNAAEEANDLLAAYHDAVRRLSETPGDCWEHRELQEECDRIHHALDVGGGWTPEQEARRVATALRLPPEDRPLSSLSGGELRRVDLAHKIASRPDVLLLDEPTNHIDTDSIAWIESFLESYEGTCVLVTHDRYFLDRVVTRIAELEFGKVYTFPGGYSRFLEYKCAVDETRARTEDNRLAFLRRELAWYRRGAQARSTKQKARIGRLLETVEDGPPPVHREFLFEIPEPERLGKNILEVRQATHGYGGAPLFRQFSLFMQKGMRVGIIGPNGCGKSTLLRVLMGLERPADGEVLLGDATRFLYLDQAHADVDPAQSILDFVAGGARFWDVGNHRLFVPAYIEKFLYDRESVDMPMGNLSGGERNRLDLVRRLLRGGNFLVLDEPTNDLDLFTLRLLEETVLAFDGCALIVSHDRYFLNRVCTHLLVFEEDGRITQITGGYDDYLLHRERREGEAREVRRADAVRERAVRQASPAPPPSGPRRLNYNEKRELARMEGEILAAEEKAARLEAAVQAPAFYAGPREDTAPVLAELEAARARIETLYRRWQELEALEKGGAG